The following coding sequences lie in one Oceanicola sp. 502str15 genomic window:
- a CDS encoding Hsp70 family protein, which translates to MNRLAIDFGTSNSAAAVHAGGAVRRLPIEDGAETLPTAVFFPEGGGAMRIGAAAGAALIGGEEGRYMRALKSVLGVPLLHEKRLIEGKRRTLAEVVTAFLVQVRERSESFTGARFTRALSGRPVRFHEDVEKDARAEDDLRGCYMAAGFEEVEFLPEPEAAARACQGMGGAEGLGLIVDIGGGTSDFTVFRSGAEVEILASYGLRLGGTDFDRVVSVAEVMPLLGLGGELRREFGPGLLPVPAALFVDLATWPKIPFLYTADTRRKVAQMLKLAEAPEVLGRLAKVLEDELGHELAFAVERGKIAANDAGAGRIGMGFVSPGLAAELTAARMDGVLDAARESIGGAVREVLVRAGVGPGDVARVILVGGSSLMGFVGREAAAVCGGAEVLRSEAFTAVVDGLALAAAE; encoded by the coding sequence ATGAACAGGCTGGCGATCGACTTTGGCACCTCGAATTCGGCGGCTGCGGTCCATGCGGGCGGCGCGGTGCGGCGGCTGCCGATCGAGGACGGAGCGGAGACGCTTCCGACGGCGGTGTTCTTCCCGGAGGGGGGCGGCGCGATGCGGATCGGCGCGGCGGCGGGCGCGGCGCTGATCGGCGGCGAGGAGGGGCGCTACATGCGGGCGCTGAAGTCGGTTCTGGGCGTGCCCCTGCTGCACGAGAAGCGGCTGATCGAAGGCAAGCGCCGCACCCTTGCCGAAGTGGTGACGGCCTTTCTGGTGCAGGTGCGCGAGCGGTCCGAGAGCTTTACCGGCGCGCGCTTCACCCGGGCGCTGTCGGGGCGTCCGGTGCGGTTTCATGAAGATGTGGAAAAGGATGCGCGGGCCGAGGACGACCTGCGCGGCTGCTACATGGCGGCGGGCTTCGAGGAGGTGGAGTTTCTGCCCGAACCGGAGGCGGCGGCGCGGGCCTGTCAGGGCATGGGCGGCGCGGAGGGGCTGGGGCTGATCGTGGACATCGGTGGCGGCACCAGCGACTTCACGGTGTTCCGCTCGGGCGCGGAGGTGGAGATTCTGGCGAGCTACGGGCTGCGGCTGGGGGGCACCGATTTTGACCGGGTGGTTTCGGTGGCCGAGGTGATGCCGCTTCTGGGGCTTGGCGGTGAGCTGCGCCGGGAATTCGGCCCCGGGCTGCTGCCGGTGCCTGCCGCGCTCTTCGTCGACCTCGCGACATGGCCGAAGATCCCGTTTCTCTACACCGCCGACACCCGCCGCAAGGTGGCGCAGATGCTGAAGCTGGCGGAGGCGCCGGAGGTGCTGGGGCGGCTGGCGAAGGTGCTGGAGGACGAGCTGGGCCACGAGCTGGCCTTCGCGGTGGAGCGCGGGAAGATCGCGGCGAACGATGCCGGGGCGGGCCGGATCGGGATGGGCTTCGTGAGCCCCGGCCTCGCGGCGGAGCTGACGGCGGCGCGGATGGACGGGGTGCTGGACGCGGCGCGCGAGAGCATCGGCGGCGCGGTGCGCGAGGTGCTGGTGCGGGCCGGGGTGGGGCCGGGCGACGTGGCCCGGGTGATTTTGGTCGGCGGGTCGAGCCTGATGGGATTTGTCGGGCGCGAGGCGGCGGCTGTCTGCGGCGGGGCGGAGGTGCTGCGCTCGGAGGCCTTCACGGCGGTGGTGGACGGCCTGGCGCTGGCGGCGGCGGAGTAG
- a CDS encoding trimeric intracellular cation channel family protein, with translation MFETVTAVLDWFGLCVFAVTGALVASRKEMDVVGFVLLAVVTGVGGGTVRDLVLGLAPVFWVETPAYLLVCAGVGAAVFFLAHIPNSRYRVLLWFDAVGLALFAVTGAERALDAGAPGSVAVAMGVATASFGGILRDLLGGEEPVILRREIYVTAALAGALTLALADSAGVVREVALMAGFAVALALRAAGIWWGLSLPRYRARPGREVSEIEGESGEEG, from the coding sequence ATGTTTGAGACGGTAACGGCGGTGCTCGACTGGTTCGGGCTGTGCGTCTTTGCGGTGACGGGGGCGCTGGTGGCCTCGCGCAAGGAGATGGACGTGGTGGGCTTCGTGCTGCTTGCGGTCGTGACCGGCGTGGGCGGGGGCACGGTGCGCGATCTGGTGCTGGGGCTGGCGCCGGTGTTCTGGGTCGAGACGCCGGCCTACCTGCTGGTCTGCGCCGGTGTGGGGGCGGCGGTGTTCTTCCTCGCCCATATCCCGAACTCCCGCTACCGCGTGCTGCTGTGGTTCGATGCCGTGGGGCTTGCGCTTTTTGCCGTCACCGGGGCGGAGCGGGCGCTGGACGCGGGGGCGCCGGGCTCGGTGGCGGTGGCGATGGGGGTGGCGACGGCCTCGTTCGGGGGCATCCTGCGGGATCTTCTGGGCGGGGAGGAGCCGGTGATCTTGCGGCGGGAGATCTACGTGACGGCGGCGCTGGCGGGCGCGTTGACGCTGGCGCTGGCCGACAGTGCGGGCGTGGTGCGGGAGGTGGCGCTGATGGCGGGCTTCGCGGTGGCGCTGGCGCTGCGGGCGGCGGGCATCTGGTGGGGGCTGTCCCTGCCGCGCTACCGGGCGCGACCGGGGCGGGAGGTTTCGGAGATCGAGGGGGAGAGTGGCGAGGAGGGGTGA
- a CDS encoding DUF2269 domain-containing protein — MDLYETLKWLHILSSTVLFGTGIGTAFQMVMAMRTANPQTVAHTAHHVVLADWIFTTPAGIAQPLTGLALIHVTGYSLTEPWLLATYALYALAFACWAPVVHLQIRIRSLARAAAATRQPLPPEALRAYRLWFALGWPAFAALTAVFWLMIAKPQLW, encoded by the coding sequence ATGGACCTCTACGAAACCCTCAAATGGCTCCACATCCTCTCCTCCACGGTGCTCTTCGGCACCGGGATCGGAACCGCCTTCCAGATGGTCATGGCCATGCGCACCGCCAACCCGCAAACCGTCGCCCATACCGCGCACCACGTGGTGCTGGCCGACTGGATCTTCACCACCCCCGCCGGCATCGCCCAGCCGCTCACCGGCCTCGCGCTGATCCATGTCACCGGCTACAGCCTCACCGAGCCATGGCTCCTCGCCACCTACGCGCTCTACGCGCTGGCCTTCGCCTGCTGGGCGCCGGTGGTGCACCTGCAAATCCGCATCCGCTCCCTCGCCCGCGCCGCCGCCGCCACCCGCCAGCCGCTCCCGCCCGAAGCCCTCCGCGCCTACCGCCTCTGGTTCGCCCTCGGCTGGCCCGCCTTCGCCGCCCTCACCGCCGTCTTCTGGCTGATGATCGCCAAACCCCAACTCTGGTAG
- the metG gene encoding methionine--tRNA ligase, whose product MSRTLITSAIPYINGIKHLGNLVGSQLPADLYARYCRARGDEVLFLCATDEHGTPAELAAAKAGKPVAEFCAEMHAVQAEIGKGFGLSFDHFGRSSSPQNHRLTQHFAGCLADNGLIEEVSEKQVYSNADGRFLPDRYIEGTCPNCGYDKARGDQCENCTKQLDPTDLIEPRSAISGSTDLEVRETKHLYLRQRSLRDDLSKWIDSKADWPILTTSIAKKWLNDGDGLQDRGITRDLDWGIPVRKGQEPWPGMEGKVFYVWFDAPIEYIACAAEWSDANGTEDEAWWKWWRTDEGADDVRYVQFMGKDNVPFHTLSFPATILGSGEPWKLVDYIKSFNYLNYEGGQFSTSQGRGVFQDQALQILPADYWRWWLLSHAPESNDTEFTWETFQQDVNKDLADVLGNFVSRVTKFCRSKFGEEVPSGGDLSERGAALIDDLQGKFNDYTAQMDAIEVRRAAATLRSMWVAGNEFLQSTAPWTAFKEDPEAAAADIRLALNLIRFYAVISAPFIPFAAERMLADMGTDETAWPGDLASALTRLKPGHAFTVPEVLFSKISDDQREDWATRFSGTRS is encoded by the coding sequence ATGTCCCGCACGCTCATCACCTCCGCCATCCCCTATATCAACGGGATCAAGCACCTCGGAAACCTCGTCGGCTCGCAGCTTCCTGCCGACCTCTACGCCCGCTATTGCCGTGCGCGCGGCGACGAGGTGCTGTTTCTCTGCGCCACCGACGAGCACGGCACCCCCGCCGAGCTGGCCGCCGCCAAGGCGGGCAAGCCGGTGGCCGAGTTCTGCGCCGAGATGCACGCCGTGCAGGCCGAGATCGGCAAGGGCTTCGGCCTCTCCTTCGACCATTTCGGCCGCTCCTCCTCGCCCCAGAACCACCGGCTGACCCAGCATTTCGCGGGTTGCCTCGCCGACAACGGGCTGATCGAGGAAGTCTCCGAGAAACAGGTCTATTCCAATGCCGATGGCCGCTTCCTGCCCGACCGCTACATCGAAGGCACCTGCCCCAACTGCGGGTACGACAAGGCCCGCGGCGACCAGTGCGAGAACTGCACCAAGCAGCTCGACCCGACCGACCTGATCGAACCGCGCTCCGCCATCTCCGGCTCCACCGACCTCGAAGTGCGCGAAACCAAGCACCTCTACCTGCGCCAGCGGAGCCTGCGCGACGATCTCTCCAAGTGGATCGACAGCAAGGCCGATTGGCCCATCCTCACCACCTCCATCGCCAAGAAATGGCTGAACGACGGCGACGGGTTGCAAGACCGCGGCATCACCCGAGACCTCGACTGGGGCATCCCGGTGCGCAAGGGCCAGGAGCCGTGGCCGGGCATGGAAGGCAAGGTCTTCTACGTCTGGTTCGACGCGCCGATCGAATACATCGCCTGCGCCGCCGAGTGGTCCGATGCCAACGGCACCGAGGATGAGGCCTGGTGGAAATGGTGGCGCACCGACGAGGGCGCCGATGATGTCCGCTACGTGCAGTTCATGGGCAAGGACAACGTCCCCTTCCACACCCTGAGCTTCCCCGCCACCATCCTCGGCTCCGGCGAGCCGTGGAAGCTGGTCGATTACATCAAGAGCTTCAACTACCTGAACTACGAGGGCGGCCAGTTCTCCACCAGTCAGGGCCGCGGCGTGTTCCAGGACCAGGCGCTCCAGATCCTGCCCGCCGACTACTGGCGCTGGTGGCTCCTCTCCCACGCGCCCGAGAGCAACGACACCGAGTTCACCTGGGAGACCTTCCAGCAGGACGTGAACAAGGATCTGGCCGACGTGCTTGGCAACTTCGTCTCCCGCGTCACCAAGTTCTGCCGCTCCAAGTTCGGCGAAGAGGTGCCCTCCGGCGGCGACCTCTCCGAGCGCGGTGCCGCGCTGATCGACGACCTTCAGGGCAAGTTCAACGACTACACCGCCCAGATGGATGCCATCGAGGTCCGCCGCGCGGCCGCCACCCTGCGCTCCATGTGGGTCGCGGGCAACGAGTTCCTGCAATCCACCGCGCCCTGGACCGCCTTCAAGGAAGACCCCGAGGCGGCGGCGGCCGACATCCGCCTCGCGCTCAACCTGATCCGCTTCTACGCCGTGATCTCCGCGCCCTTCATCCCCTTCGCCGCTGAACGGATGCTCGCCGACATGGGCACGGATGAAACCGCATGGCCCGGCGATCTCGCCTCCGCGCTGACCCGGCTCAAGCCCGGCCACGCCTTCACCGTGCCCGAGGTTCTGTTCTCCAAGATCAGCGACGATCAGCGCGAAGATTGGGCAACCCGCTTCTCCGGCACCCGGAGCTAA
- a CDS encoding adenine phosphoribosyltransferase, with product MKSVSDYIRTIADFPHEGIMFRDVTTLFADPRGLRLCIDQLLHPYAGEPIDKVVGLEARGFILGGAIAHQLGLGFVPIRKKGKLPGTVISEAYTLEYGEAVMEVHDDAIQPGERILLVDDLLATGGTAEAGIKLVERLGGVITGCAFIVDLPDLGGRARLEGLGFDVHALVAYDGE from the coding sequence ATGAAATCCGTCTCCGATTACATCCGCACCATCGCGGACTTCCCCCACGAGGGGATCATGTTCCGCGATGTCACCACCCTCTTCGCCGACCCCCGCGGGCTGCGCCTGTGCATCGACCAACTGCTCCACCCCTACGCGGGCGAGCCGATCGACAAGGTGGTCGGGCTCGAGGCCCGCGGCTTCATCCTCGGCGGGGCCATCGCCCACCAGCTCGGCCTCGGCTTCGTGCCGATCCGCAAGAAGGGCAAGCTGCCGGGCACGGTGATCTCAGAGGCCTATACGCTGGAATACGGCGAGGCGGTGATGGAGGTGCATGACGACGCGATCCAGCCCGGCGAGCGCATCCTGCTGGTCGATGACCTGCTGGCCACCGGCGGCACCGCCGAAGCCGGGATCAAGCTCGTCGAACGCCTCGGCGGGGTGATCACCGGCTGCGCCTTCATCGTCGACCTCCCCGACCTCGGCGGCCGCGCCCGCCTCGAAGGCCTCGGCTTCGACGTTCACGCCCTGGTCGCCTACGACGGCGAATGA
- a CDS encoding DoxX-like family protein produces the protein MSEPRHILLLGADGFIGRHVAFAARAAGHRVTCIARRTSALKALGFDTFQADLTAEKWHSASSWRDLARTAHGVINCAGLLTGTPRAMAAVHEHAPAALYDALPHGSFLTLLSATGIDADTPFAEARRTGELVAKLASENGRHRLTILRAGLVLSDGAYGGSAVLRALAAFPLVMPVLGGGKHRFNPCHAEDLATRLLAATEEDNGPQPLPTGGADTLTLKELTAATRARLGLKPAPALPVPMGLARLIGRLGDAMRAGPFSTTALKQLEHGVLAQSSPALPGARSFLARRPPSPADLWHARLYLLRPLLRLTLCLLWAASGLLGLFAAPASYLPDLAATGLPDQTLITAARAFGLLDLALAAALFRNWRPGLTFAAQFVLVLGYTIGLTALAPHLWLDPYGALLKNLPILALLLTTRALDTER, from the coding sequence GTGAGCGAGCCCCGGCACATCCTGCTGCTCGGCGCCGATGGTTTCATCGGCCGCCACGTTGCCTTCGCCGCCCGCGCCGCAGGCCACCGCGTCACCTGCATCGCCCGGCGCACCTCGGCCCTGAAGGCGCTCGGCTTCGACACCTTCCAGGCCGATCTGACAGCCGAGAAATGGCACTCCGCCTCCTCCTGGCGCGACCTCGCCCGCACCGCCCACGGCGTGATCAACTGCGCCGGCCTGCTCACCGGCACGCCCCGCGCCATGGCCGCCGTGCACGAGCACGCCCCCGCCGCCCTCTACGATGCCCTCCCCCACGGCAGCTTCCTCACCCTGCTCTCCGCCACCGGGATCGACGCCGACACCCCCTTCGCCGAAGCCCGCCGCACCGGCGAACTCGTGGCCAAGCTCGCCTCCGAAAACGGCCGCCACCGCCTCACCATCCTGCGCGCCGGGCTGGTGCTCTCCGATGGCGCCTACGGCGGCTCGGCGGTGCTGCGCGCCCTCGCCGCCTTCCCCCTCGTCATGCCGGTGCTCGGCGGCGGAAAGCACCGCTTCAACCCCTGCCACGCCGAAGACCTCGCCACCCGCCTCCTCGCCGCCACCGAGGAAGACAACGGCCCCCAACCCCTCCCCACCGGCGGGGCCGACACCCTCACCCTGAAGGAGCTCACCGCCGCCACCCGCGCCCGGCTCGGCCTCAAACCCGCCCCCGCGCTGCCCGTCCCCATGGGCCTCGCCCGCCTGATCGGCCGCCTCGGTGACGCCATGCGCGCCGGCCCCTTCTCCACCACGGCGCTGAAACAGCTCGAACACGGCGTGCTCGCCCAAAGCTCGCCCGCCCTGCCCGGCGCCCGCAGCTTCCTCGCCCGCCGCCCGCCCAGCCCGGCAGACCTCTGGCACGCCCGCCTCTACCTGCTGCGCCCTCTGCTGCGCCTCACCCTCTGCCTGCTCTGGGCCGCCTCCGGCCTGCTCGGCCTCTTCGCCGCGCCCGCGAGCTACCTGCCCGACCTCGCCGCCACCGGCCTGCCCGACCAGACCCTGATCACAGCCGCCCGCGCCTTCGGCCTGCTCGACCTCGCCCTCGCCGCCGCACTCTTCCGCAACTGGCGCCCCGGCCTCACCTTCGCCGCCCAATTCGTCCTCGTCCTGGGCTACACAATCGGCCTCACCGCCCTCGCCCCCCACCTCTGGCTCGATCCCTACGGCGCCCTGCTGAAAAACCTGCCCATCCTCGCCCTCCTGCTCACAACCCGCGCCCTCGACACCGAGCGCTAA
- a CDS encoding LysE family translocator, translating to MPLDLWLTFTAASTALLLIPGPTVLLVLSYALSQGRRTALACASGVAAGDLLAMSASLAGLGALVAASATAFTILKWAGAAYLAYMGLKLLRSPAAALDRPEAAQARPATIFRHAATVTALNPKSIAFFIAFVPQFVTPEAPLLPQFAILTATFVALAALNALAYALAADRLRAAIRRPAVLTWLTRAGGAALLAMAAATATLRRA from the coding sequence ATGCCCCTCGACCTCTGGCTCACCTTCACCGCCGCCTCCACCGCCCTGCTGCTCATCCCCGGACCCACCGTCCTGCTGGTGCTCTCCTACGCCCTCTCCCAAGGCCGCCGCACCGCGCTCGCCTGTGCCAGCGGCGTCGCGGCGGGCGACCTGCTCGCCATGTCCGCCTCCCTCGCCGGCCTCGGCGCGCTGGTCGCCGCCTCCGCCACCGCCTTCACGATCCTCAAATGGGCCGGGGCCGCCTACCTCGCCTATATGGGCCTCAAGCTCCTGCGCAGCCCCGCCGCCGCGCTCGACCGCCCCGAGGCCGCGCAGGCCCGCCCCGCGACCATCTTCCGCCACGCCGCCACCGTGACGGCGCTGAACCCCAAGTCGATCGCCTTCTTCATCGCCTTCGTCCCCCAGTTCGTCACGCCCGAAGCGCCGCTGCTGCCGCAATTCGCCATCCTCACGGCAACCTTCGTCGCCCTCGCCGCGCTCAACGCGCTGGCCTATGCGCTGGCTGCCGACCGCCTGCGCGCCGCCATCCGCCGCCCCGCCGTGCTCACATGGCTCACCCGCGCCGGCGGCGCCGCCCTGCTGGCGATGGCCGCCGCCACCGCCACCCTGCGCCGCGCGTGA
- a CDS encoding MATE family efflux transporter, translated as MTDSPYLSGPLGPLLLRTALPISLVMMLHGLLTVVDAIFLGRFVGAEALAAVTLVFPGVMLLAALGALVSNGMASVVARALGARDVQGAARAFGGAHGLAVVIWLAVCALGAIFGPGLVRQLAGGDAALAAMGWRYLAILGGGGLIALVLTLQTDGLRVEGRVPLMAMLSIGVTAGNGVLDWLFIVQLGWGVAGSALATLVAQGVAVALVLAMRARGRLVLPLPRPARARWGEMLALGAPQSLSFLGIALSTGAVVAMLRLLEGPDTEALIAAYGIYLRVMAFAFLGMLGLGQALQAIAGTCHGAGLHARANGALKRAMAAAFVYCAAVELALIGARGVLGAVFTEDAGVQAALARILPMILAFYVLVGPVSMVSSFFQAIGDARRAALLGLSRVYLLVIPLSLLLPLGLGERGLWLAPPVADVAMLGLCALVLARLGRGRGLLAVLGAGR; from the coding sequence ATGACCGACTCACCCTACCTCTCCGGCCCGCTCGGCCCGCTGCTGCTTCGGACCGCCCTGCCGATTTCGCTGGTGATGATGCTGCACGGGCTGCTGACGGTGGTGGATGCGATCTTTCTGGGCCGCTTCGTGGGGGCGGAGGCGCTGGCGGCGGTGACGCTGGTGTTTCCGGGGGTGATGCTGCTGGCGGCGCTGGGGGCGCTGGTGTCGAACGGGATGGCCTCGGTCGTGGCGCGGGCGCTGGGTGCAAGGGACGTGCAGGGCGCGGCGCGGGCCTTTGGCGGGGCGCATGGGCTGGCGGTGGTGATCTGGCTCGCGGTCTGCGCCCTCGGGGCGATCTTCGGGCCGGGGCTGGTGCGCCAGTTGGCGGGCGGCGACGCGGCGCTGGCGGCGATGGGCTGGCGCTACCTTGCGATCCTTGGTGGCGGCGGGCTGATCGCGCTGGTGCTGACCTTGCAGACCGACGGGCTTCGGGTGGAGGGGCGGGTGCCGTTGATGGCGATGCTCTCGATTGGCGTGACGGCAGGCAACGGGGTGCTGGACTGGCTGTTCATCGTGCAGCTCGGCTGGGGCGTGGCGGGCTCGGCGCTGGCCACGCTGGTGGCGCAGGGAGTGGCGGTGGCGCTGGTGCTGGCGATGCGGGCCCGGGGGCGGCTGGTGTTGCCGCTGCCCCGCCCGGCACGGGCACGCTGGGGCGAGATGCTGGCGCTGGGCGCGCCACAGAGCCTGAGCTTTCTGGGGATCGCGCTGAGCACCGGCGCGGTGGTGGCGATGCTGCGGCTGCTGGAGGGGCCGGACACCGAGGCGCTGATTGCGGCCTACGGGATCTACCTGCGGGTGATGGCCTTCGCCTTTCTCGGGATGCTCGGGCTGGGGCAGGCGCTTCAGGCCATTGCGGGCACCTGCCACGGGGCCGGGCTGCACGCCCGCGCAAACGGGGCGCTGAAGCGGGCGATGGCGGCGGCGTTTGTTTATTGCGCGGCGGTGGAGCTGGCGCTGATCGGGGCGCGGGGCGTGCTGGGGGCGGTGTTTACAGAGGATGCGGGGGTGCAGGCGGCGCTGGCGCGGATCCTGCCGATGATCCTCGCCTTCTACGTGCTGGTGGGGCCGGTGAGCATGGTGTCGAGCTTCTTTCAGGCAATCGGCGATGCGCGGCGGGCGGCGCTGCTGGGATTGTCGCGGGTGTACCTTTTGGTGATTCCGCTCTCGCTGCTGTTGCCGCTGGGCTTGGGCGAGCGCGGCCTGTGGCTGGCGCCGCCGGTCGCCGATGTGGCGATGCTGGGGCTTTGCGCGCTGGTGCTGGCGCGGCTTGGGCGGGGGCGGGGCTTGCTGGCGGTGTTGGGCGCGGGGCGCTGA
- a CDS encoding PAS domain S-box protein: MNPRPLLTDQSTVPGTGFDGLFEVEPLLMHSVDENATLLNVSTAWARLLGYEREDLIGRRTVDIMSPKSRAYALTRGLPALYTNGHVSNISYEFLRSDGRPIPVLLSSGAIYDAQGRFSRSLTIITDDRRARYAERELNARNRRDVDGAGALRDLLERLGHDTRTPLGAILGFAGLMEQGELDEAQRGRLAQVLTAAETLRTALDAALADAEARLVPQRRSSAPMSRQGEPPPSLLPLAPLRVLLAVGEASRQDSLREILRAGGHHVVAVANGYEAIEALFAGPIDLAFIDLDMPGLSGPATVAQIRNSGRCFRDIPVIACSGTDDPPALAALRGKGMDGLLPAACTPGTLEAEMRRVLESRSP; this comes from the coding sequence ATGAACCCTCGACCATTGCTGACCGACCAATCCACCGTGCCGGGAACCGGCTTCGACGGTCTCTTCGAGGTCGAGCCGCTGCTGATGCATTCGGTCGATGAAAACGCCACTCTTCTCAATGTTTCCACCGCATGGGCCCGGCTTCTGGGCTACGAGCGCGAAGACCTGATCGGGCGGCGGACGGTCGATATCATGTCGCCCAAATCCCGCGCCTACGCCCTCACCCGCGGCCTGCCGGCGCTCTATACCAACGGCCATGTCTCCAACATCTCCTACGAGTTCCTGCGCTCCGACGGCCGCCCGATTCCCGTGCTGCTGTCCTCCGGCGCGATCTACGATGCGCAGGGGCGGTTTTCCCGCAGCCTCACCATCATCACCGACGACCGCCGCGCGCGCTACGCCGAGCGCGAGCTGAACGCCCGCAACCGCCGCGATGTCGACGGCGCGGGGGCGCTGCGTGACCTGCTCGAGCGTCTCGGCCACGATACCCGCACGCCCCTCGGCGCCATCCTCGGCTTTGCCGGGCTGATGGAGCAGGGCGAGCTCGACGAGGCCCAGCGCGGCCGTCTCGCCCAGGTGCTGACGGCGGCCGAAACCCTGCGCACCGCGCTCGATGCCGCCCTTGCCGACGCCGAGGCCCGGCTGGTGCCCCAACGCCGCTCCAGCGCCCCCATGTCCCGTCAGGGCGAGCCGCCGCCCAGCCTGCTGCCCCTCGCGCCGCTGCGGGTTCTGCTGGCCGTGGGCGAGGCCAGCCGGCAGGACAGCCTGCGCGAGATCCTGCGCGCCGGCGGCCATCACGTCGTCGCTGTGGCCAATGGCTACGAGGCCATCGAGGCGCTCTTCGCCGGGCCCATCGACCTCGCCTTCATCGACCTCGACATGCCCGGCCTCTCCGGCCCCGCCACCGTCGCCCAGATCCGCAACTCGGGCCGCTGCTTCCGCGACATCCCGGTCATCGCCTGCTCCGGCACCGACGACCCGCCCGCCCTCGCCGCCCTGCGCGGCAAGGGCATGGACGGCCTCCTCCCCGCCGCCTGCACCCCCGGCACGCTCGAAGCCGAAATGCGCCGCGTCCTCGAAAGCCGCTCGCCCTAG
- a CDS encoding HdeA/HdeB family chaperone, which translates to MNRTILAAALCLATTAPALSEAFMMGTGRWTCERARAAFVTQNVTDQGQVAGWILGYWSHASIDTPKAFLDKMQEVGPGKIVDITLAECQKNPNAMLFQVTEAILQNSLKEESGDAEADAPAE; encoded by the coding sequence ATGAACCGCACCATCCTCGCCGCCGCCCTCTGCCTGGCCACCACCGCCCCCGCCCTCTCGGAGGCCTTCATGATGGGCACCGGCCGCTGGACCTGCGAACGCGCCCGCGCGGCCTTCGTCACCCAGAACGTCACCGACCAGGGCCAGGTCGCCGGCTGGATCCTCGGCTACTGGTCCCATGCCTCGATCGACACCCCCAAGGCCTTCCTGGACAAGATGCAGGAGGTCGGCCCCGGCAAGATCGTCGACATCACCCTCGCCGAATGCCAGAAGAACCCCAACGCCATGCTGTTCCAGGTGACAGAGGCGATCCTGCAGAACTCGCTGAAGGAAGAATCCGGCGACGCCGAAGCAGACGCCCCCGCCGAGTAA